From Mycobacterium lacus, one genomic window encodes:
- a CDS encoding cysteine synthase, with protein MTRYDSLLAALGNTPLVGLPRLSPRWDDGPDGPHVRLWAKLEDRNPTGSIKDRPALRMIEQAEADGLLTSGATILEPTSGNTGISLAMAARLKGYRLICVMPENTSVERRQLLELYGAQIIYSPAEGGSNTAVATAKELAAANPSWVMLYQYGNPANTDSHYYGTGPELLADLPEITHFVAGLGTTGTLMGTGRYLREHVRNVKIVAAEPRYGEGVYALRNIDEGFVPELYDPDVLTTRYSVGAADAVRRTRELVDSEGIFAGISTGAVLHAALGVGAIALAAGECADIALVVADAGWKYLSTGAYAGSLDDAEKALEGQLWA; from the coding sequence ATGACGCGTTACGACTCGCTGTTGGCCGCCCTGGGCAACACGCCGCTGGTTGGTCTGCCGAGGCTGTCGCCGCGTTGGGATGACGGGCCCGACGGGCCACACGTGCGGTTGTGGGCCAAGCTCGAGGACCGCAACCCGACCGGGTCGATCAAGGACCGCCCGGCGTTGCGGATGATCGAGCAGGCCGAGGCCGACGGGCTGCTCACATCGGGCGCGACGATCCTGGAACCCACCAGCGGTAACACCGGCATCTCGCTGGCGATGGCGGCCCGGTTGAAGGGTTACCGGCTGATCTGCGTGATGCCGGAGAACACCTCGGTGGAACGGCGTCAGCTGTTGGAGCTCTACGGCGCGCAGATTATTTACTCGCCGGCCGAAGGCGGCTCCAACACCGCGGTGGCGACCGCCAAAGAGCTGGCCGCGGCCAACCCGTCGTGGGTGATGCTCTACCAGTACGGCAACCCGGCCAACACCGACTCGCACTACTACGGCACCGGCCCCGAGCTGCTCGCCGACCTGCCCGAGATCACCCACTTCGTCGCCGGTCTGGGTACCACGGGCACGCTGATGGGCACCGGCCGGTATCTGCGCGAGCATGTTCGAAACGTCAAGATCGTGGCCGCCGAGCCCCGTTACGGCGAGGGCGTTTATGCGCTGCGCAATATCGACGAAGGATTCGTGCCCGAACTGTATGACCCGGACGTACTGACCACCCGGTACTCGGTCGGCGCGGCCGACGCGGTGCGCCGCACCCGCGAGCTCGTGGACTCCGAAGGCATCTTCGCCGGCATTTCGACCGGAGCGGTCCTGCATGCCGCCCTCGGAGTCGGCGCCATCGCGCTGGCGGCCGGCGAGTGCGCCGACATCGCCCTCGTGGTCGCCGACGCCGGATGGAAGTATCTGTCCACCGGCGCCTACGCCGGTAGCCTGGACGATGCCGAGAAAGCTCTGGAAGGGCAGCTATGGGCATGA
- a CDS encoding rhomboid family intramembrane serine protease: MGMTPRTPATQTKRRPRWMVGGATILTLVSLLYLVELIDQLSRHSLDVNGIRPLETDGLWGIIFAPVLHANWAHLIANTVPLLVLGFLMTLAGLSRFIWATAIVWILGGFGTWLIGNVGSTCGPTDHIGASGLIFGYLAFLLVFGLFVRKVADIVVGLVVLFVYGGVLWGAMPVLGQCGGVSWQGHLCGALAGVVAAYLLSAPERKARERKKALRSSRLGT, from the coding sequence ATGGGCATGACCCCGCGCACACCGGCGACGCAGACGAAGCGGCGGCCGCGCTGGATGGTTGGCGGGGCGACGATCCTGACCTTAGTGTCGTTGTTGTACCTCGTCGAATTGATCGACCAGCTGTCGCGGCATTCCCTGGATGTCAACGGCATCAGGCCGCTGGAAACCGACGGCCTATGGGGGATCATCTTCGCGCCGGTGCTGCACGCCAACTGGGCGCACCTGATAGCCAATACGGTCCCACTGCTGGTCTTGGGTTTCCTGATGACGCTGGCCGGCCTGTCCCGCTTCATTTGGGCCACGGCGATCGTGTGGATCCTGGGCGGCTTCGGCACCTGGCTTATCGGCAACGTGGGCAGCACCTGCGGCCCGACCGACCACATCGGCGCCTCCGGTCTGATCTTCGGCTATCTGGCCTTCCTGCTGGTGTTCGGGCTGTTTGTCCGCAAGGTGGCCGACATCGTCGTCGGGCTGGTGGTCTTGTTCGTCTATGGCGGCGTTCTGTGGGGCGCGATGCCGGTGCTCGGCCAATGCGGCGGCGTGTCCTGGCAAGGCCATCTGTGCGGTGCGCTCGCCGGCGTCGTGGCGGCGTATCTGTTGTCCGCGCCGGAGCGCAAGGCTCGCGAACGGAAAAAGGCCCTCCGCTCGTCGCGTCTCGGAACATGA
- the murI gene encoding glutamate racemase, which yields MSSPLAPVGVFDSGVGGLTVARAIIDQLPDEDLVYVGDTGNGPYGPLTIPEIRAHALALGDDLVARGVKALVIACNSASAACLRDARERYDVPVVEVILPAVRRAVAATRNGRIGVIGTRATITSHAYQDAFAAARDTEITAVACPRFVDFVERGVTSGRQVLGLAEGYLEPLQRAEVDTLVLGCTHYPLLSGLIQLAMGDNVTLVSSAEETAKEVVRVLSELDLLRPHDAPPATRVFEATGDPEAFTKLAARFLGPAVTGVRPVQWSHIH from the coding sequence ATGAGTTCGCCGTTGGCGCCCGTCGGGGTCTTCGACTCCGGCGTCGGAGGATTGACCGTCGCGCGGGCAATCATCGACCAACTGCCCGACGAGGACCTCGTCTACGTCGGCGACACCGGCAATGGCCCCTACGGCCCGCTCACCATCCCCGAGATCCGCGCCCACGCCCTTGCCCTCGGCGACGACCTGGTGGCCCGCGGTGTCAAGGCGCTGGTGATCGCATGCAACTCGGCATCGGCGGCGTGCCTGCGAGACGCCCGTGAGCGCTACGACGTGCCCGTCGTCGAGGTGATCCTGCCGGCGGTGCGCCGCGCCGTTGCCGCCACCCGCAACGGCCGCATCGGCGTCATCGGTACTCGGGCGACGATCACCTCGCACGCCTACCAGGACGCGTTCGCCGCCGCCCGCGACACCGAGATCACCGCCGTGGCTTGCCCACGGTTCGTGGACTTCGTCGAGCGCGGCGTCACCAGCGGACGTCAGGTGCTCGGTTTGGCTGAGGGCTATCTGGAGCCGCTGCAGCGCGCCGAGGTCGACACGTTGGTGCTTGGTTGCACGCACTACCCACTGCTGTCCGGTCTGATTCAACTGGCGATGGGTGACAACGTCACCCTGGTCTCCAGCGCCGAGGAAACCGCCAAGGAAGTGGTTCGGGTACTTAGCGAATTGGACCTGCTGCGTCCACACGACGCACCGCCCGCTACCCGCGTCTTCGAGGCCACCGGCGACCCCGAGGCGTTCACCAAACTGGCGGCACGATTCCTGGGTCCCGCGGTGACGGGTGTGCGACCGGTTCAGTGGTCCCACATCCACTAG
- a CDS encoding cyclic nucleotide-degrading phosphodiesterase, whose translation MSVRITVLGCSGSVVGPDSPASGYLLRAPGTPPLVLDFGGGVLGALQRHTDPGSVHVLLSHLHADHCLDLPGLFVWRRYHPARPTGKALLYGPSDTWSRLGAASSPYGGEIDDCSDIFDVRHWVDREPVTLGALTIVPRVVAHPTESYGLRITDPSGAALAYSGDTGFCDQLVELARGADVFLCEASWTHSPNRPPDLHLSGTEAGRAAARAGVRELLLTHIPPWTSREDVISEAKAEFDGPVHAVVCGETFEVKRA comes from the coding sequence GTGTCCGTGCGAATCACCGTGCTCGGCTGCTCCGGCAGTGTCGTGGGTCCGGATTCGCCTGCATCGGGTTACCTGCTCCGGGCGCCGGGCACCCCGCCGTTGGTGCTGGATTTCGGCGGGGGCGTGCTCGGCGCGCTGCAACGGCACACCGACCCCGGCTCGGTGCATGTGTTGTTGTCCCACCTGCACGCCGACCATTGCCTGGACCTGCCGGGCCTTTTCGTGTGGCGTCGTTACCATCCGGCACGCCCCACCGGCAAGGCGTTGTTGTACGGGCCGAGCGATACCTGGTCGCGGTTGGGGGCCGCGTCGTCACCCTACGGCGGGGAGATCGACGACTGCTCGGACATCTTCGACGTGCGCCACTGGGTTGACCGTGAACCGGTGACCCTGGGCGCGCTCACGATCGTGCCGCGGGTGGTTGCCCACCCGACCGAGTCGTACGGCCTGCGCATCACCGATCCCAGCGGGGCCGCGTTGGCCTACAGTGGCGACACCGGCTTCTGTGACCAGCTGGTTGAGCTGGCCCGTGGCGCCGACGTCTTCCTTTGCGAGGCCTCCTGGACGCACTCGCCCAACCGCCCGCCCGACCTGCACCTGTCGGGTACCGAGGCCGGGAGGGCCGCAGCGCGGGCGGGCGTCCGCGAGCTGCTGTTGACGCATATCCCGCCATGGACGTCGCGCGAGGACGTGATCAGCGAGGCCAAGGCCGAGTTCGATGGTCCCGTGCACGCCGTGGTGTGCGGTGAGACCTTCGAGGTCAAGCGCGCCTGA